Proteins encoded within one genomic window of Jiangella mangrovi:
- a CDS encoding alpha/beta fold hydrolase, which produces MRHAAKTRHLDHDVGGLRVHYREAGVPSSTAVLLLHGFPASSHSFRAVLPVLGEHVYTVAPDMPGFGFSDAPPPDEYEYTYERLSQAIEALVDDLGVERYVLYVTDYSTPVGYLMALRHPERILGLVVQNGNTHDAGMGETWDTARQYWAEPTEENRAKLPDWLTFEGTRDQYLSGLSPELQVLQPRETWHLDWERLTRPGNVEAHFQLFVDYQHHVARFPRIAAYHREHQPPCLVLWGRHDIYFDIAEVLAYHEDLDTLEAHIYDGGHLFLETHAAEVAEQLVAFTTEVLDAARPS; this is translated from the coding sequence ATGAGACACGCAGCGAAGACCAGACATCTCGACCACGACGTCGGCGGGCTGCGGGTGCACTACCGCGAGGCGGGCGTCCCGTCGTCGACGGCGGTGCTGCTCCTGCACGGTTTCCCCGCGTCGTCGCACTCGTTCCGCGCGGTGCTCCCGGTGCTGGGCGAGCACGTCTACACCGTCGCGCCGGACATGCCCGGGTTCGGGTTCTCCGACGCGCCGCCGCCGGACGAGTACGAGTACACCTACGAGCGGCTGTCGCAGGCCATCGAGGCCCTGGTCGACGACCTCGGGGTGGAGCGCTACGTCCTCTACGTGACCGACTACAGCACGCCGGTCGGGTACCTCATGGCGCTGCGCCACCCGGAGCGGATCCTGGGCCTGGTCGTGCAGAACGGCAACACCCACGACGCGGGCATGGGCGAGACCTGGGACACCGCGCGGCAGTACTGGGCCGAGCCGACCGAGGAGAACCGCGCGAAGCTGCCCGACTGGCTGACCTTCGAGGGCACCCGCGACCAGTACCTCAGCGGCCTGTCACCGGAGCTGCAGGTCCTGCAGCCGCGCGAGACGTGGCACCTGGACTGGGAGCGGCTCACGCGGCCCGGCAACGTCGAGGCGCACTTCCAGCTCTTCGTCGACTACCAGCACCACGTGGCCCGGTTCCCCCGGATCGCCGCCTACCACCGCGAGCACCAGCCGCCGTGCCTGGTGCTGTGGGGCCGCCACGACATCTACTTCGACATCGCCGAGGTCCTGGCCTACCACGAGGACCTGGACACCCTCGAGGCGCACATCTACGACGGCGGGCACCTGTTCCTCGAGACGCACGCCGCCGAGGTCGCCGAGCAGCTCGTCGCCTTCACCACCGAAGTCCTCGACGCCGCGAGGCCCAGCTAG
- the sthA gene encoding Si-specific NAD(P)(+) transhydrogenase has protein sequence MDEPEYDYDLLVIGSGPGGQKAAIGAAKLGKRACVVERRHMIGGVCVNTGTIPSKTLREAVLYLTGLSMRELYGQSYRVKHEITVQDLLARTQHVIGREIEVVRAQLFRNHVDLVVGTARFVDAHTVAVEGPGERRQVTAANVVIATGTTPARPAHVEFDEGRVVDSDGILTLERVPDSMVVVGAGVIGIEYASMFAALGTRVTVVEKRAQMLDFCDPEVVESLKFHLRDLSVTFRFGEEVEKVEIGSHGTVTTLASGKRIPAETVMYSAGRHGVTAELGLSEAGLAADARGRITVDAQYRTTVPHIFAVGDVIGFPALAATSMDQGRLASLHAFGEPANELREIQPIGIYTIPEISYCGRTEVELTQEAVPYEVGISRYRELARGQIVGDSYGMLKLLVSPTTRHILGVHVFGTGAADLVHIGQAVMGCGGTVDYLVDTVFNFPTLSEAYKVAALDVTNKLRALDRFDL, from the coding sequence ATGGACGAGCCCGAGTACGACTACGACCTGCTCGTCATCGGCTCCGGGCCGGGCGGGCAGAAGGCCGCCATCGGGGCGGCCAAGCTGGGCAAACGGGCCTGCGTGGTCGAGCGTCGGCACATGATCGGCGGCGTCTGCGTCAACACCGGGACCATCCCGTCGAAGACCCTGCGCGAGGCCGTGCTGTACCTCACCGGCCTGTCCATGCGCGAGCTGTACGGCCAGTCGTACCGCGTCAAGCACGAGATCACGGTGCAGGACCTGCTGGCCCGCACCCAGCACGTCATCGGCCGCGAGATCGAGGTGGTGCGTGCACAGCTGTTCCGCAACCACGTCGATCTCGTGGTCGGCACCGCGCGGTTCGTCGACGCGCACACCGTCGCCGTCGAGGGGCCGGGGGAGCGCCGTCAGGTCACCGCCGCGAACGTCGTCATCGCGACCGGCACCACCCCGGCCCGCCCGGCCCACGTCGAGTTCGACGAGGGCCGGGTGGTCGACTCCGACGGCATCCTCACGCTCGAGCGCGTCCCCGACTCCATGGTCGTCGTGGGGGCCGGCGTCATCGGCATCGAGTACGCCTCGATGTTCGCCGCGCTCGGCACCCGCGTCACCGTCGTCGAGAAGCGGGCGCAGATGCTCGACTTCTGCGACCCCGAGGTGGTCGAGTCGCTCAAGTTCCACCTGCGCGACCTCTCGGTGACGTTCCGGTTCGGCGAGGAGGTCGAGAAGGTCGAGATCGGCTCGCACGGCACCGTCACCACGCTGGCCAGTGGCAAGCGGATCCCCGCCGAGACCGTCATGTACTCCGCCGGCCGGCATGGCGTCACCGCCGAGCTGGGCCTGTCCGAGGCCGGGCTGGCGGCCGACGCGCGCGGGCGCATCACCGTCGACGCCCAGTACCGCACGACGGTGCCGCACATCTTCGCTGTCGGCGACGTCATCGGCTTCCCGGCGCTGGCCGCCACGTCGATGGACCAGGGACGGCTGGCGTCGCTGCACGCGTTCGGCGAGCCGGCCAACGAGCTGCGCGAGATCCAGCCCATCGGCATCTACACGATCCCCGAGATCTCCTACTGCGGCCGCACCGAGGTCGAGCTCACCCAGGAGGCCGTCCCGTACGAGGTCGGCATCTCCCGCTACCGCGAGCTCGCCCGCGGCCAGATCGTCGGCGACTCCTACGGCATGCTGAAGCTCCTGGTCAGCCCGACGACGCGGCACATCCTGGGGGTGCACGTCTTCGGCACCGGCGCCGCCGACCTCGTCCACATCGGCCAGGCCGTCATGGGCTGCGGCGGCACCGTCGACTACCTCGTCGACACCGTCTTCAACTTCCCGACGCTGTCCGAGGCCTACAAGGTGGCCGCGCTCGACGTCACCAACAAGCTCCGCGCGCTGGACCGCTTCGACCTTTGA
- a CDS encoding EamA family transporter has translation MDHTRTLAPTSDRTHLLAVVGAGVLWGTGGLTGVLLIDRTGLGVLAVAAYRLLVGGGLVALWLLATGRLTRLRLGGRSVRRLVLLGALAALYQSCYFAAVSLTSVSLATLVTLGASPVLVVAAESALGRRRPSGRILLAIATAIAGLALLVGTPAAGDPKAVLAGTACALGSAAGFAAITMLGARPVDTLGPLPTAGLSFCAGGLLLLPVAALTGGVTVGLDAGTVAMLLYLGLAPTALAYGLYFTGLRTVATGSAALISLMEPITAAVLGAVVLDERLGTAGLAGAVLIGVAVLMTATGRRR, from the coding sequence GTGGACCACACCCGTACGCTCGCACCCACGTCCGACCGCACCCACCTGCTCGCCGTCGTCGGCGCCGGCGTCCTCTGGGGCACCGGCGGCCTCACCGGGGTGCTGCTCATCGACCGCACCGGCCTCGGCGTGCTCGCCGTCGCCGCCTACCGGCTGCTCGTCGGGGGAGGGCTGGTCGCGCTCTGGCTGCTGGCCACCGGCCGGCTGACCCGGCTGCGCCTCGGCGGGCGCAGCGTCCGCCGGCTGGTGCTGCTCGGCGCCCTGGCCGCGCTGTACCAGAGCTGCTACTTCGCCGCCGTCTCGCTGACCTCGGTCAGCCTGGCGACCCTCGTCACCCTCGGCGCGTCGCCCGTCCTCGTCGTCGCCGCCGAGAGCGCGCTCGGGCGGCGGCGGCCGTCGGGGCGGATCCTGCTGGCCATCGCGACGGCGATCGCGGGGCTCGCGCTGCTGGTCGGCACGCCGGCCGCGGGTGACCCGAAGGCGGTACTGGCGGGGACGGCGTGCGCGCTCGGCTCGGCGGCCGGGTTCGCCGCCATCACCATGCTGGGCGCTCGCCCCGTCGACACCCTCGGGCCGCTGCCGACGGCGGGCCTGTCGTTCTGCGCCGGCGGGTTGCTGCTGCTCCCGGTCGCGGCGCTGACCGGCGGCGTCACCGTCGGGCTCGATGCCGGGACGGTGGCCATGCTGCTCTACCTGGGGCTGGCGCCGACGGCACTGGCCTACGGCCTGTACTTCACCGGCCTGCGCACGGTGGCCACCGGGTCGGCGGCGCTGATCTCGCTGATGGAGCCGATCACGGCAGCCGTGCTCGGCGCAGTCGTGCTGGACGAGCGGCTCGGCACGGCCGGGCTGGCCGGAGCGGTGCTCATCGGCGTTGCCGTGCTGATGACGGCGACGGGCAGGCGCCGCTAG
- a CDS encoding helix-turn-helix domain-containing protein, producing the protein MTGPPDGVYPAGAAHPALAGDVVGYCGYVESSPVPVRRRELPGPRVPVIVSFGDVLSVSSPGVSGELTSFVAGFHDTYAVTEFAGSQAGLQIDLTPLGAHRLLGLAGADLRDGSLCLSDVLGRSGDEFVARLVDAPDWASRFALADAFLLRRSSAAREADPEVGWAWERLASTGGRLRVATLADEVGWSRRHLASRFRHQVGLGPKEAARVLRFARAVRRLRAELPPSSISDLAAGTGYADHSHLVREFHALAGCTPSQLAAELRGAPVAVP; encoded by the coding sequence ATGACGGGTCCGCCCGATGGCGTCTACCCGGCCGGCGCGGCACACCCCGCGCTGGCCGGCGACGTGGTCGGCTACTGCGGGTACGTCGAGTCCTCGCCGGTGCCGGTGCGACGGCGTGAGCTGCCCGGCCCGCGGGTGCCGGTCATCGTCAGCTTCGGCGACGTGTTGTCGGTCAGTTCTCCCGGGGTCAGCGGCGAGCTGACCTCGTTCGTCGCCGGCTTCCACGACACCTACGCCGTCACGGAGTTCGCCGGCAGCCAGGCGGGACTGCAGATCGACCTCACGCCGCTCGGGGCGCACCGGCTGCTCGGCCTGGCCGGCGCCGACCTGCGCGACGGATCCCTGTGCCTGAGCGACGTGCTCGGACGCTCCGGCGACGAGTTCGTCGCGCGCCTGGTCGACGCGCCGGACTGGGCGTCGCGGTTCGCGCTGGCCGACGCGTTCCTGCTGCGCCGCTCGTCCGCCGCGCGCGAGGCCGACCCCGAGGTGGGGTGGGCGTGGGAGCGGCTCGCGTCGACCGGCGGGCGGCTGCGCGTCGCCACCCTGGCCGACGAGGTGGGCTGGAGCCGCCGGCACCTGGCGAGCCGGTTCCGCCACCAGGTGGGCCTCGGCCCCAAGGAGGCGGCGCGGGTGCTGCGGTTCGCGCGGGCGGTGCGGCGCCTGCGGGCCGAGCTGCCGCCGTCGTCGATCAGCGACCTCGCCGCCGGCACCGGGTACGCCGACCACAGTCACCTCGTCCGCGAGTTCCACGCGCTGGCCGGCTGCACGCCGTCGCAGCTGGCGGCCGAGCTGCGCGGCGCGCCGGTCGCGGTCCCCTGA
- a CDS encoding proline--tRNA ligase, whose product MILRMSTLFLRTLREDPVDAEVPSHKLLVRAGYVRRAAPGIYSWLPLGYTVLRNVEEIVRQEMNAIGAQEVHFPALLPREPYEATQRWEEYGDNIFRLKDRKGGDYLLGPTHEEMFTLLVKDLYSSYKDLPLSLYQIQTKYRDEARPRAGILRGREFVMKDSYSFDVSDEAFMTSYLAHRGAYIKIFDRLGLDYVIVQATSGAMGGSASEEFLATAENGEDTYVRSAGGYAANVEAVRVQAPPPVPYDDVRAAHAEDTPDTPTIDTLVAHLNERFPRDDRPWQASDTLKNVLVVLHHPDGTREPLAIGVPGDREVDEKRLQAQIEPAELEPFTEADFAKHPALAKGYIGPGVLGEKNPSGIRYLVDPRVVEGTRWVTGADTPGKHVIDLVAGRDFTPDGTIEAAEVRAGDPAPDGSGPLETARGIEMGHIFQLGRKYSEALGLQVLDENGKLVTVTMGSYGVGVSRAVAAIVENSHDELGIIWPREVAPADVHLVATGKDDAVFAAAASIAEELDEAGVRVLYDDRRGVSPGVRFKDSELIGVPTIVVVGRGLADGVVEIKDRATGEREEVAVGAVVDRLREIVAE is encoded by the coding sequence GTGATCCTGCGCATGTCGACGTTGTTCCTGCGAACCCTGCGCGAGGACCCGGTCGACGCCGAGGTGCCGAGTCACAAGCTGCTCGTCCGCGCCGGCTACGTCCGCCGCGCCGCGCCGGGCATCTACTCGTGGCTGCCGCTTGGGTACACGGTGCTGCGCAACGTCGAAGAGATCGTGCGGCAGGAGATGAACGCCATCGGCGCGCAGGAGGTGCATTTCCCGGCGCTGCTGCCGCGCGAGCCCTACGAGGCCACCCAGCGGTGGGAGGAGTACGGCGACAACATCTTCCGGCTCAAGGACCGCAAGGGCGGCGACTACCTGCTCGGCCCGACGCACGAAGAGATGTTCACGCTGCTGGTCAAGGACCTGTACTCGTCGTACAAGGACCTTCCGCTGTCGCTGTACCAGATCCAGACGAAGTACCGCGACGAGGCCCGGCCGCGCGCCGGAATCCTGCGCGGCCGCGAGTTCGTCATGAAGGACTCCTACTCCTTCGACGTCTCCGACGAGGCGTTCATGACGTCGTACCTGGCGCACCGCGGCGCCTACATCAAGATCTTCGACCGGCTCGGGCTCGACTACGTCATCGTCCAGGCCACGTCGGGCGCCATGGGCGGCTCGGCCAGCGAGGAGTTCCTCGCCACGGCCGAGAACGGCGAGGACACCTACGTCCGCTCGGCCGGCGGCTACGCGGCCAACGTCGAGGCCGTGCGGGTGCAGGCGCCGCCGCCCGTGCCCTACGACGACGTCCGCGCGGCGCACGCCGAGGACACCCCGGACACACCGACCATCGACACGCTGGTCGCCCACCTCAACGAGCGCTTCCCGCGCGACGACCGCCCCTGGCAGGCGTCGGACACGCTGAAGAACGTGCTGGTGGTCCTGCACCACCCCGACGGCACCCGCGAGCCGCTCGCCATCGGCGTCCCCGGCGACCGCGAGGTCGACGAGAAGCGGCTGCAGGCGCAGATCGAGCCGGCCGAGCTCGAGCCGTTCACCGAAGCCGACTTCGCGAAGCACCCCGCGCTGGCCAAGGGCTACATCGGTCCCGGTGTGCTCGGTGAGAAGAACCCGTCCGGCATCCGGTACCTCGTCGACCCCCGCGTCGTCGAGGGCACCCGCTGGGTCACCGGCGCCGACACCCCCGGCAAGCACGTCATCGACCTCGTCGCCGGGCGCGACTTCACGCCCGACGGCACCATCGAGGCCGCCGAGGTGCGCGCCGGCGACCCCGCGCCGGACGGCTCCGGCCCGCTCGAGACCGCCCGCGGCATCGAGATGGGGCACATCTTCCAGCTCGGCCGCAAGTATTCCGAGGCGCTGGGCCTGCAGGTGCTCGACGAGAACGGCAAGCTGGTCACCGTCACCATGGGCTCCTACGGCGTCGGCGTCTCGCGCGCCGTCGCGGCCATCGTCGAGAACTCCCACGACGAGCTCGGCATCATCTGGCCGCGCGAGGTCGCGCCGGCCGACGTGCACCTGGTCGCGACCGGCAAGGACGACGCGGTGTTCGCCGCGGCGGCGTCCATCGCCGAGGAGCTGGACGAGGCGGGCGTGCGGGTGCTCTACGACGACCGCCGGGGCGTCAGCCCGGGGGTGAGGTTCAAGGACTCCGAGCTCATCGGCGTGCCGACCATCGTGGTCGTCGGCCGCGGGCTGGCCGACGGCGTCGTCGAGATCAAGGACCGCGCCACCGGCGAGCGCGAGGAGGTCGCCGTCGGCGCCGTCGTCGACCGGCTGCGGGAGATCGTCGCAGAATAG
- a CDS encoding CapA family protein, whose amino-acid sequence MNRRLARLAAATTVAGLLALTACGSDDGDSSGAAPPSSPGTPTTSPSPTPTPTPTPDPRTFTLVATGDVLLHERLWTQARNDAGPGEEMDFAPQLANIAPIVEGADLAVCHMETPLAPAGGPYEGYPTFSGPPQVVTALAETGYDACTTASNHTFDQGAAGVDRTLDTLDAAGLAHAGSARTPEESEQITHVEVPVTDGEPVDVALLSYTFGFNGIPAPNGETWRGHEIDPARILADAATARSEGADVVVAALHWGDEYVHEPNTLQSELAPQLIASPDIDLLLGHHAHVVQPIENVGGEWVVYGMGNLMANHAEPEGPKAEGLLTRFTFTESAGGAGAFTVTKAEFLPLYQTYTPPVEVLDVPAALASGDTGTATAARLQEALERTTEVVDSRGGAAAGLTMLESP is encoded by the coding sequence ATGAACCGCCGACTCGCCCGCCTCGCCGCTGCTACCACCGTCGCCGGCCTCCTCGCTCTCACGGCCTGCGGAAGCGACGACGGCGACAGCTCCGGCGCCGCTCCTCCCTCGTCCCCGGGCACGCCGACGACGTCACCGTCGCCGACTCCCACGCCCACGCCGACGCCGGACCCGCGGACGTTCACGCTGGTCGCGACCGGCGACGTGCTGCTGCACGAGCGGCTGTGGACGCAGGCGCGCAACGACGCCGGGCCGGGCGAGGAGATGGACTTCGCGCCGCAACTGGCGAACATCGCGCCGATCGTCGAGGGCGCCGACCTCGCCGTCTGCCACATGGAGACGCCGCTCGCGCCCGCCGGCGGGCCGTACGAGGGCTACCCGACGTTCTCGGGGCCGCCGCAGGTCGTGACGGCGCTGGCCGAGACCGGCTACGACGCCTGCACCACCGCGTCGAACCACACCTTCGACCAGGGCGCCGCCGGCGTCGACCGCACGCTCGACACCCTCGACGCCGCCGGGCTGGCCCACGCCGGGTCGGCCCGCACGCCCGAGGAGTCGGAGCAGATCACCCACGTCGAGGTGCCCGTGACCGACGGCGAGCCCGTCGACGTCGCGCTGCTGTCGTACACGTTCGGCTTCAACGGCATCCCGGCGCCGAACGGCGAGACCTGGCGCGGCCACGAGATCGACCCTGCTCGGATCCTGGCCGACGCCGCCACCGCCCGCTCCGAGGGCGCCGACGTCGTCGTCGCGGCCCTGCACTGGGGCGACGAATACGTCCACGAGCCGAACACGCTGCAGAGCGAGCTGGCGCCGCAGCTCATCGCGTCGCCCGACATCGACCTGCTGCTCGGCCACCACGCGCACGTCGTCCAGCCGATCGAGAACGTCGGCGGCGAGTGGGTCGTCTACGGCATGGGCAACCTCATGGCCAACCACGCCGAGCCCGAGGGCCCCAAGGCCGAAGGGCTGCTGACGCGGTTCACCTTCACCGAGTCCGCGGGCGGCGCCGGGGCGTTCACCGTCACCAAGGCCGAGTTCCTGCCGCTCTACCAGACCTACACACCGCCGGTCGAGGTGCTCGACGTGCCGGCCGCGCTCGCGAGCGGCGACACTGGGACGGCGACCGCGGCCCGGCTGCAGGAGGCGCTGGAGCGCACCACCGAGGTGGTGGACAGTCGCGGCGGCGCGGCTGCCGGGCTGACCATGCTGGAATCCCCGTGA
- a CDS encoding GNAT family N-acetyltransferase, giving the protein MLSTSTAVRPLSQADLDDAVALLDRDPCLDVFVGARVHASGLAPSRLAGELWGYYEDHRLRSLCYSGANLVPVAASARAARTFADLAVRRGRRCSSIVGPADAVLSMWDLLRPEWGPAREVRACQPVMALRSRPAVTPDPQVRRVRPDEIDLLLPAAIAMFTEEVGVSPTGTDGGAYYKARLTELVRAGRAFARFEDGEIVFKAEIGAVTPYACQVQGVWVRPDRRGERLSVGGMAAVVDHALREIAPAVTLYVNDFNVAARGAYRRVGFAEVGRFATIMF; this is encoded by the coding sequence GTGCTCAGTACGTCGACGGCGGTGCGCCCGCTGAGCCAGGCCGACCTGGACGACGCCGTCGCGCTGCTCGACCGCGACCCCTGTCTCGACGTGTTCGTCGGCGCCCGCGTGCACGCGTCCGGACTCGCGCCGTCGCGGCTGGCCGGCGAGCTGTGGGGGTACTACGAGGACCACCGGCTGCGCTCGCTCTGCTACTCCGGCGCCAACCTGGTGCCGGTGGCCGCGTCGGCCCGGGCCGCCCGCACGTTCGCCGACCTCGCCGTCCGCCGCGGCCGGCGCTGCTCGTCCATCGTCGGGCCCGCTGACGCCGTCCTCTCCATGTGGGACCTGCTGCGCCCCGAGTGGGGGCCGGCCCGCGAGGTCCGCGCCTGCCAGCCGGTCATGGCGCTGCGCTCGCGGCCCGCCGTCACCCCCGATCCGCAGGTCCGCCGGGTGCGCCCGGACGAGATCGACCTCCTGCTGCCGGCCGCCATCGCGATGTTCACCGAGGAGGTCGGCGTCTCGCCCACCGGTACCGACGGCGGCGCGTACTACAAGGCGCGGCTCACCGAGCTGGTCCGGGCCGGCCGCGCGTTCGCCCGGTTCGAGGACGGCGAGATCGTCTTCAAGGCCGAGATCGGCGCCGTCACGCCGTACGCCTGCCAGGTGCAGGGTGTGTGGGTGCGGCCCGACCGTCGCGGCGAGCGGCTCTCCGTCGGCGGCATGGCGGCGGTCGTCGACCACGCGCTGCGCGAGATCGCGCCGGCCGTCACGCTCTACGTCAACGACTTCAACGTGGCCGCGCGCGGCGCCTACCGGCGGGTCGGCTTCGCCGAGGTCGGCCGCTTCGCGACCATCATGTTCTGA
- the ispG gene encoding flavodoxin-dependent (E)-4-hydroxy-3-methylbut-2-enyl-diphosphate synthase, producing the protein MNVALGMPQLPPPVLAPRRPSRKIHVGKVEVGGDAPISVQSMTTTPTTDINATLQQIAELTAAGCDIVRVAVPSADDADALPAIAKKSQIPVIADIHFQPKYVFAAIDAGCAAVRVNPGNIKKFDDKVGEIAKAAKDAGISLRIGVNAGSLDPRLLEKYGKATPEALVESAVWEASLFEEHDFHDFKISVKHNDPVVMVRAYELLAERGDWPLHLGVTEAGPAFQGTIKSATAFGALLSKGIGDTIRVSLSAPPVEEVKVGNQILQSLNLRPRKLEIVSCPSCGRAQVDVYTLADRVTAGLEGMKVPLRVAVMGCVVNGPGEAREADLGVASGNGKGQIFVRGEVIKTVPESEIVETLIEEAMRIAETMEDAGGDGGPVVTVA; encoded by the coding sequence ATGAACGTCGCCCTGGGGATGCCGCAGCTGCCGCCGCCCGTGCTCGCGCCGCGCCGGCCGTCGCGCAAGATCCACGTCGGCAAGGTCGAGGTGGGCGGCGACGCGCCCATCAGCGTGCAGTCCATGACCACCACGCCGACCACCGACATCAACGCGACGCTGCAGCAGATCGCCGAGCTCACGGCGGCCGGCTGCGACATCGTCCGGGTGGCGGTGCCCAGCGCCGACGACGCCGACGCGCTGCCCGCCATCGCGAAGAAGTCGCAGATCCCGGTCATCGCCGACATCCACTTCCAGCCCAAGTACGTGTTCGCGGCCATCGACGCCGGCTGTGCCGCCGTCCGCGTCAACCCGGGCAACATCAAGAAGTTCGACGACAAGGTCGGCGAGATCGCCAAGGCGGCCAAGGACGCCGGCATCTCGCTGCGCATCGGCGTCAACGCCGGCTCGCTCGACCCGCGGCTGCTCGAGAAGTACGGCAAGGCCACCCCCGAGGCGCTGGTCGAGTCCGCGGTCTGGGAGGCGTCGCTGTTCGAGGAGCACGACTTCCACGACTTCAAGATCTCGGTCAAGCACAACGACCCCGTCGTCATGGTCCGCGCCTACGAGCTGCTGGCCGAGCGCGGTGACTGGCCGCTGCACCTCGGCGTCACCGAGGCCGGCCCGGCGTTCCAGGGCACCATCAAGTCGGCGACGGCGTTCGGCGCCCTGCTCTCCAAGGGCATCGGCGACACCATCCGGGTCTCGCTGTCCGCGCCGCCGGTCGAAGAGGTCAAGGTCGGCAACCAGATCCTGCAGTCGCTCAACCTGCGCCCCCGCAAGCTCGAGATCGTGTCCTGCCCGTCCTGCGGCCGCGCCCAGGTCGACGTCTACACCCTCGCCGACCGCGTCACCGCGGGGCTCGAGGGCATGAAGGTTCCGCTCCGCGTCGCCGTCATGGGCTGCGTCGTCAACGGCCCTGGGGAGGCGCGCGAGGCCGATCTCGGCGTAGCATCCGGCAACGGCAAGGGCCAGATCTTCGTCCGGGGCGAAGTGATCAAGACGGTGCCCGAGTCGGAGATCGTCGAGACGCTGATCGAAGAGGCCATGCGGATCGCCGAGACCATGGAGGACGCCGGCGGGGACGGCGGCCCCGTGGTCACCGTCGCCTGA
- a CDS encoding M50 family metallopeptidase — protein sequence MDLLAVVGILLFAVGLVVSIALHEIGHLVPAKLFGVKVSQYMIGFGRTVWSRKRGETEYGFKAVPLGGYVRMIGMFPPEPGGDGTQLRQSSTGLFQTMARDARTASREEIQPGDEGRLFYRKAWWKKLIIMLGGPAMNVVLAIVLAGGVLMTFGNPDKPVFAPVVSVVNECVIPASQAAEAGDDCTGFPDAPAAAAGILPGDRVLEIEGTPVTTWTEVSAAIQAAGEGPMPMVIERDGRRMDLTPDLIMAERPDPDGPEGATVDTSFLGIAPTLDHFQQESVGGTLAWTGGFISNTAEAMSRIPQRMVDVWDAAFGGGERNPETPVSIVGAGRIGGEIASADGLTAAQRVATFVMMLASFNMAIAIFNLVPLLPLDGGHAAGAIWEAIKRAFAKVFRRPEPQPVDVAKALPLAYGVAVVLIGMSALLIYADLVNPVRLLG from the coding sequence ATGGACCTGCTGGCCGTCGTCGGCATCCTGCTCTTCGCGGTCGGGCTGGTCGTCTCGATCGCCCTGCACGAGATCGGCCACCTGGTGCCGGCCAAGCTGTTCGGCGTCAAGGTCAGCCAGTACATGATCGGCTTCGGGCGCACGGTGTGGTCGCGCAAGCGCGGCGAGACCGAGTACGGCTTCAAGGCCGTCCCGCTGGGCGGCTACGTCCGCATGATCGGCATGTTCCCGCCCGAGCCCGGCGGCGACGGCACCCAGCTGCGGCAGTCGAGCACGGGGCTGTTCCAGACCATGGCCCGCGACGCCCGCACGGCCTCGCGTGAGGAGATCCAGCCCGGCGACGAGGGCCGCCTCTTCTACCGCAAGGCCTGGTGGAAGAAGCTCATCATCATGCTCGGCGGGCCGGCCATGAACGTCGTCCTGGCCATCGTCCTGGCCGGCGGCGTGCTCATGACGTTCGGCAACCCGGACAAGCCGGTGTTCGCCCCCGTCGTCAGCGTCGTCAACGAGTGCGTCATCCCGGCGTCGCAGGCCGCCGAGGCCGGCGACGACTGCACCGGCTTCCCCGACGCGCCCGCGGCCGCGGCCGGCATCCTGCCCGGCGACCGCGTCCTCGAGATCGAGGGGACCCCCGTCACCACCTGGACCGAGGTCTCCGCCGCCATCCAGGCCGCGGGCGAGGGCCCCATGCCCATGGTCATCGAGCGCGACGGCCGGCGCATGGACCTCACGCCCGACCTCATCATGGCCGAGCGGCCCGACCCCGACGGCCCCGAGGGCGCCACCGTCGACACCAGCTTCCTGGGCATCGCCCCCACCCTCGACCACTTCCAGCAGGAGTCCGTCGGCGGCACGCTCGCCTGGACCGGCGGGTTCATCAGCAACACCGCCGAGGCCATGTCGCGCATCCCTCAGCGCATGGTCGACGTGTGGGACGCCGCGTTCGGCGGCGGCGAGCGCAACCCCGAGACCCCGGTCAGCATCGTCGGCGCCGGGCGCATCGGCGGCGAGATCGCGTCGGCCGACGGTCTCACCGCGGCGCAGCGGGTGGCCACGTTCGTCATGATGCTGGCCTCGTTCAACATGGCCATCGCCATCTTCAACCTCGTGCCGCTGCTGCCGCTCGACGGCGGGCACGCCGCGGGCGCCATCTGGGAGGCCATCAAGCGGGCCTTCGCCAAAGTGTTCCGCCGCCCCGAGCCGCAGCCGGTCGACGTCGCCAAGGCGCTCCCGCTGGCCTACGGGGTGGCCGTCGTGCTCATCGGCATGAGTGCCCTGCTGATCTACGCCGACCTCGTCAACCCCGTCCGGCTACTGGGCTAG